A stretch of Rhinoderma darwinii isolate aRhiDar2 chromosome 4, aRhiDar2.hap1, whole genome shotgun sequence DNA encodes these proteins:
- the IAH1 gene encoding isoamyl acetate-hydrolyzing esterase 1 homolog — translation MTSWPLILLFGDSITQFAFETNGWGATLANKLVRKCDVLNRGLSGYNTRWAKHILPKLITNRCQAENIAAVTIFFGANDCSLKEENPQQHVPLGEYTDNLRSMIQYLNSVNIKQDKIILITPPPIHEPSWEMQCFTKGSKLNRLNSVTGAYAKACAEVGYEYGAEVVDLWTLMQESGTDFTVYLSDGLHLSDEGNQFLESKLWRLLEKKLGALPFILPYWNDVDNNDPESSLF, via the exons tttgcctTTGAAACAAATGGCTGGGGAGCGACACTGGCTAATAAGCTTGTTAG AAAGTGTGATGTCCTTAACCGTGGCCTGTCCGGGTACAACACCAGATGGGCTAAACACATCCTACCAAAACTCATCACTAATAGATGCCAAGCTGAAAACATTGCTGCCGTTACCATTTTCTTTGGTGCTAATGACTGTTCTCTAAAAG AAGAAAACCCTCAGCAGCACGTCCCGCTGGGAGAATACACCGACAATCTAAGAAGCATGATCCAGTATTTAAACAGCGTCAATATCAAGCAGGATAAAATCATTTTGATCACGCCGCCGCCGATCCACGAACCATCTTGGGAAATGCAGTGCTTCACAAAAG GATCCAAGCTTAATCGCCTGAACTCTGTAACTGGCGCCTATGCCAAGGCCTGTGCTGAGGTTGGCTATGAGTATGGAGCAGAGGTTGTGGATTTGTGGACGCTAATGCAGGAAAGTGGCACG GACTTCACAGTGTATCTGTCAGATGGACTCCATTTATCGGATGAGGGCAACCAGTTCCTGGAGTCCAAATTGTGGCGTCTTTTGGAGAAGAAGTTGGGAGCCCTGCCTTTTATATTACCTTATTGGAATGACGTAGACAATAATGACCCAGAATCCTCTCTGTTCTAA